One Magnolia sinica isolate HGM2019 chromosome 2, MsV1, whole genome shotgun sequence genomic window, AGGTATTTGAACTCATGATTTCTCATTTGAAACTTCCGCTGGTTGCGGAGGGTAGGCATCTACTAGGGTTACTTTCTCTAACGTAGGGAAGAAAACAACTTACCATGCATGAAACTCCAGGCTGTCCATTAGGCATATCACTCCTGTTCTGTCCTTGGACTAAAAAAATCTAATTGAGCGTTGGGCTACTCTATAAAATTATACTTAAAACCTCAAAATTCATCTGGTAAAGCTTACACAGGTTTTGAAATACCGCGATTCTAAGGTAATTCTTTTGTCAAgacgagacaaaaaatgaacaGATGCATGCAAACATAAATCATGTGGATTGCCCATGTTAGGCATGCACATACTTGTCACAATTTGTGAAGAGCAGGGTAATATTTTGAGTTGGATTTCAATGTTTTACAGGCCAACCTAAAtagattaaaaagaaataaaaaatacattTCTACAGTAAATATTGTAAAAACCAAAGGAGTAGAAAGGAATTGGCGATCGGTCATTTTCCATGGTAATTCATTAACTTGGTTTTACCGTCGCTTTACATTTTCCAATGCTGGACTTCCTTATCCAAAGATGCCTTCTTTCTTCAGCAGAGAAAACTGCCGCACTggaaaaaaatccattttctttTCCATGATTCTGACCTATTTTGTATTCTTGTTGCCACCCACTCACTGTGCAATTGTAGTTATAACCGTCTAATCAGGGCCGTTCGCAAGGAGGGTTAAATCAAGTGATTTATCATCGAGGTTTTCTATTAGTGATGAATAACTGTAACTTAGGCTGGAGTACATGTGTTACTTATCAAGAACTTAAGTGCCTATATCCCgatcgttcatctggtgggccccacactagatAGCCCACAGGTAGAAAGTAACGCCAGTTTGATGGTTGGATGATCCTATACACCGTACAACTTGGGCCCGTTAGACAGCAGTAAGATTTTTTCTATCTATTTTTAGCTCAAAAAGCTCCACAAAGGGGCCCacaaattggatggtctggatggattCGGATTAGTGACACGTACGAGGTGGATGAGTAGCCATCCTTTTTTAAACGGTGTAAAACTAACAGAGGAGTCGACAACGGGAGCGAGAGGCCCATGCGGGATTCGGACAGACCAGAAGATCTCGCTGCCGCAAAAGAGGAAAATGCTTTTGAACGCTGAAATTACACAGGATCCGTCCGTTATAGACACGTTATTAAGCTGTCCGTATATCTGTACGTGGCAGATGGTACCAATCCTGGCCGTTCATATTGTGGGCCCGCCATGAATGTGCTGTACTGCACCAAACTCAATACGGTGATCTCTCGGCCTATTGAAGGAATGTATCATATTTCTAAAATCCCATTATCTaagcaattctaaccatccaataatGTGATGGTTCAAATTCTAAGcgaaaatcagatggttatgctccatacacGGCTCGGACAGccatttggacagtctggattgccgTACTATTATCCCATGTGTACGGTCGAAGAGCCACCACTAATTTTCTAAAATGGTGCAGAACTAACATTGGATTCTGCGCTCTCTCGCACTCGCTCGAGCACAGTAGGAAAGTGTGGGCCTCACACGTGTGGCCAGGCACACGTGTGCTGATTCAACGTGTCGCGATACAAACTATTATGACTAATCAACGGCTGAAATTATGTACGAACTCGTGGCCCATCTAACGATCAGGATCGATCTGATTTTTCGTACATTGCATCTGCAAAGCGCCCCGACTCCTCTGTCTCAAAAAAAGGGGAGAAATCAATACTGGTTTTTATTTTGATTGATGCTTTGGGGGAGTTTCCAGCTCTTCTCCACACCATCAAAAGCAGCTATTTCTCAGCTCTCCTTGCAAGCTTCTACTCTTCTACTGTTCTTCTGATACTCCAAAGGTGCCTTTGTCATCCCTCCTGTCTTTCATTTTCTTTAGACTTGAATCTGGACTTCATATCATCAAAtgggtcttttttatttttatacttcTCTTGCTGGGATTCTGAGATTTTTCCagattcttgatttttttttcccctctttttgtgatttgggtttGTATTTCATTGAAGTTTAGATGCATTTTTCATTGAAAGATGATTCTGAGGagttcatttttcttcttcttcttcttcttcttcttcttcttcttttttggataTTGATAGattaatatttaaataagttTAGATTATTACTTTGAGatgaaatcaaagaaaaaaaaatactttttcttattcccccttttgattttgactacttttgtttttctttttgatttcttcttcttttttttatgtttGGGTGTTTTTGTAATTCTGTGGAGTTTTCCGATTCATCAAAATCTTGTTATGGTCAATCTACGCTGTAATATTTTGATGGATGTTGGTTAATTTAGTTAGTTATTCATTATAGGAAGAAATCTCAATTGTTGCAATCAAGTTAGGAATCTACAATGGCCTCGtggttcggtgatccagaccgCTGACATGATGGCCCCCACCGTGGATGGGGAGATGTCTAAAAATTTGCGATTGCAATCCCCTGGCCATTCAATATTTGGCTTTTTTATTTCGGACCCGATGGACCCGTATTGTTTTCCTTGACCCTCTTCTTTCAGGCTACTGATACGAGGGATAGCATCTTCCATCTGTGATGACTATTAtcagatcaatggtatggattgccaaaccatgggccccacttatgcgCACCTAGTGAATCCATACACTACTGGCATCCTAATGCATTGGGACCCTATAATTTCTCTTTACAACCCACTCTTCTTTGATTGTTAAAGTAAATTACTATGATTCTTTACCCGTTAtgaccttcttcttttttgagtTTCAGATGCTTTCACTGATGTTGGTTAGTTTAATTGTTTGGTTGATTTGGGTATTCAGTGtaatttttatgttttatgtTTACCCCATTGTTATGCAAAATTACGTCTCTGGAGTAGTTGTTTTTTCTTGGTGATTTATGGGTTATAGGAGGAAAGATCATTAGCTAATGTGTCGATCCAACTGACACATGGCAGCTAGTTACTTGGGACAGGTCGTTTATATGGCGCATTAATTTCTTGCTAGATTACCTTTCTGATTCTTGACAGCCATAGCTTTGGAAGGAACCAGTTTTAGTTTTTAAGCTTTCTTTGATGTGAGAATGGTCATCttgttatttatctatttattattattttatctccTCAATAACAATACTTGAGAAAAAGATAGCTCTAACATCATTACTGGTTTTGGGTTCTAATACGAACAGAATCTCGAATGTTGTGGCAACTGTTTTTAGCACCCATGTGATTAATCATGAGTTTGAATTAAAAACTCGAAACTTGATTCATACTCTATGAGAGCTGAAGTCTTGAATCGGCTGGAACCCTGCTCAGGTACTCAACTAAGTTTTTGATTTAAAGGCATATGTTGTAGGCCTGtagcttgattttttaaaattctgtGGCTCTCTATTGAGTTTTTCTAGTAATTTGTCTACATTGAGTTTCTCGAGTGTTTAGTCTAATTTATTCAGTGCTCTCGAAGACTCATCTGGTTAACATGACACTAGTCTTGACTAAATCAATTCGAGTTAACTTGGCAAGTTTTCCTGTTTCCTCATTATATTTCTAACGCAGTTCAAGAACTTGACTGAGTGGCCGCCCAGGGAAACGGATCACCACAGGAGGCTTTTCTGTCTCTTAAATGTATGAGGGATATACTGTATTCACTCTGGTGTCTGAAGAATATTTGTGAATGTAGTTaggaagagtttttttttttttaatttcctcaACATTCTTCAACATTGAGGTTGAGGGTTTTGGTTTTGTCAGTCAATACCTGGTTAAAAATTGTCCAAAATAAGTATCCAGTGATTTGAGATGACATGTGTGCTCATACAAAATGCCTGAAGGAACTTAAGACTCAAATTCTGATTGAATAAATAGTAAGCAATGCTGAAGTAACTAAATAGCCCAATGAAACAAGTGAGCATAACCTTATAATAATACCGCATGTAACTCtactggatggcatataaattttttctttagttgataaggccctgtttgggtgccacgtatgagttcatctcatttaagTTATTAGTAATTGCATATTAGTCATCATATTTTACATAAATTGTTGGTCATCAGGATTACTTTAATCCTTACTAAAAAGATCTCTAATACTACAATTAACTAAAACGAGATGAACTCGTTTTTAAgtggcatccaaacaagccctaagtttTTTGTCCCCTTCTTTTCTTTGGAAAGAGGTTTGCTGTTTTAAACTATTTCATTTGAATATGATCACGTGAACTTCTGTGGTATTTGGGAGTGCTCCTAGTTTACCACTTTTTCTGATGCATTTCTCTATTAGTTATGCTACTGCATTTGATAACTGTGTTGTTATAATGCAGCTTTGAAGTGGAATATTCCCGTTAGTTGTTTAGGGGGCACGTTCAGTCCTCGAAGCATTACTGAATTGATGCATTTTGAGGAATAGTTGATCATCCGGACATGGATAAAATCCCCCCGGACTGTCCGTACCCTGGATGTTTTTTCTGTGTCATGAAGGAAGGAAACCCAAGTAAGCGTAGAGCAAGTATCCTCAAGTTCTTTAGAGAACTTCCGTCGCAGGATGATGATGGTCAGGTTCTTCCTATCAGCGGTCTTTGGAACACTGCAATGGCACATCCCAACGATCCTGAGTTTGTTGACTTGGGAATATTTGAATGCATGTCTGCACTCATATGGAAGGGCTTGAAGAACCGGCGTTGGCTTGCACATGACCAAAACATATATATTCCATACTATGCAGCACACATCATTGGATCATACACCATGAATATGGAAGAATTTGCAGAAAGTGCGGTGCATGCTGGGGTAATTCCTCCCTTAGTCGAGCTTTTGCGAGGAAGGCTAACATGGGTGGAACAAAGAGTAGCAGTCCGGGCCCTGGGACACTTGGCTACCTACGCGAGTACATTTCCCACTGTGGCAAGTCATGGGGAAGTTCTTGAGCTCTCCATTCAGCTCGCATTGAGCTCACTCGAAATCGTCTACTCTCATTTCTACCAGTTTGTGGATAGAAGGCTTAGTTATCACTGTGATCTACTTACACGTGGCATGGGTGGTGTGGAAATGGAGTCAAGGAAGGCAGAAGAATGGGCTAGTCAGTTACAGTGCTGGTCCCTTCAGCTTATCAACTGCTTCGCCTTCAAGCCCGAGTTTCTGTCTGTTATATGCAAGCCTGATTTTTTAGTCAAACTACCCGGTATGTGGGGTGGACTTGTTAATGAAAATTCACCAGCTGGTATTGGTTTGTTACGAACAATTTGCCAACATAAGCTTGGTAGGGGGCCTCTTGCTGGCTGTCCCGGTATTATTGAAGGGATATGTAATATTGCCCGCTCCTCTGATGACTGGCAGTACATGGCTATTGACTGTCTTCTATGGCTGCTTCAGGATCCGAGTACTTGTCACAAGGTAAAAGGCTTACATCTACATTTGGAACACCCTCCTTGCATTCTTACTATGTAGGCTCTATATGTTGTAATGAGCTGTGCTTACTGTAAGCCTTTTAGAACAGCCATTGGATGCATGATTGCAATCTTGCATGATTTTATTTCTGTTTATTttcatctctctcctcttcttcttcttcttcttcttttctcttttttttattggcatttttccattgattttcatCTATTTCTTGTTTTCACTTTTGTTGACTAGACCTAGTTTCATCCAATGGATGGAGGAGTAATAGAACAAGATACAAAGCTCCTACTAGTGGAACTGAACTTCTCTATTGATTCTTTTTTATTTGAAGTTCATGCAACCTCATTCACtactatgaaagaaaatgaaggcAAGTGGCAACCCCCTCCTTTAACAGATTTATAAACACATGCAAACCTTCCAGATTTAGATTCTCAAAACACAATCTCTAAGGGCCGGTTTGGGAGcttggaaaataaaaggaaagaaagtgACATTTTCTTTAAGAGCTATTTTCCAAGAAAGCATTTGGACAGAACAAAGAAAACAGGGAGGGCTGGCAAAAAATTTAGGACATTCTCTATGAAAACACgttcttgaaaaatattttccaccaaaaggtgaactccaaagaAACTTTTCTAagcagatttttaaatttttttttttttttttttttaaaaataaaataaaattttaaagctGATTAGTTCCTCATcctttttctttagaaaaaaaaatgttaatttGTAAAAAATTCCCAGGTTCCcaaaaccttaaaaccctcaaGGTCAATCCCCATAGCACTTGAATTGATGCCTACTTGTTCGTTTCCATAATTTTTACATACTTGAGTGGTACCTCTTCGGACATTACTCATTTTGATGCATGGGACTGTTGTATGCTTTCTCTGTCTGCATGTCTTATTTGTTAATGATTACAAGGCACTTTGCGTTTCATGTGGATATCATTTCCCAAAGCGAATCCTTGGTATTTATATTTCAGGAATGCCAAAGTTGAGAATTGCATCTTTAGATTTAAGCAAGGTTGAAGGTATTGTCTGAAACTGGTACATATCTCCTGATATCTACTGGTATTGTTCATGAACGATATGGCTGTATCGGCCCATATCAGGCCAAAGCAGCTCAATACAGAGTTATATTGGGGGTGACATGACCCCGCATcggtggtgaatgatatgatacgCCAAAACCAATTTTTAATCCTTGGATATAAGACTCCTATCTCTCTGCTTCCTTTTATGAGGAGAAAAGGGGGACATGGTCTTGAGAGGGGCTTTGGGAGAGATTGGCCAGTTAAATGATTAGTCGCTTATTGATAATAACTGtacaagaatgatcaaaataCTCTTACTGAATAACAAGAAAAGACAAGAATATAGTTACAGAATTATTTCGACACTTCTCCTCTAAATAGAGCATGGATATCGACAATGGCCAACTTGAAAGTAATAAAAATTCAAGCAATCACAACTGAGGAATTTAGTGTATGTACAAGCTGGTCACTAGTCCAAACATATGGAGTCTCAGTCTCAGCATACTTCCTTATCCACCACCTTCTCACTCACATAATGACAATCAAGTTTTATATATTTGATACATTCGTGAAAGATATGATTAGTGGCAATATGTGTGGTTGATTATCACAAAATAGTTGTAATGGTTGGGATGGAGCATAACCAATTTCCTGTAGTAACATCCTGACTCTTACGTCAGATAAGTTCACTCACTGAGTGAGCCATAGCCTGATACTCCACTTCTACACTAGATCTTGCATCAATAGATTGCTTCTCTCTCCCCAATAAACTGATATGCACCAACCATGTAGCACCATGGAGCCATGTTGGAACTTTCCATAGAAAGGAAACACGCGCCCTTACTCATACAAGAGCAAACACTAATATATAGCTCAAATGAACTTGTAGGTCTTATTCTTTTGAGTTGATTAGAGAAGGGGGGAAAAGGAGATTGAGCCtaatgctttgataccatgtcacaATTTAGATCTagataagaagaaaatgaagaaaggaaaaaagagataATCGTTACTCGTTTACCATACATCACAACACATTATTGCTGTAATCGGTAATCCAAACAGGACCTAAAGGTTTCTGTCTTGTCTTGCATGCATGTTGAAATGGTATTAGCATTTGGAACTAAGTGTTCTGTTGACTTGAGACTATAATGTCTAACCTATTATATTTCATGTTTTGTTTTACAGGTGATAGATAAGGCAGTGCCCGCACTTATTGATTTGGCAGAAATTTCAACCCTTGGTGATCACAAAAAGCTTGGGGATACCATCGTTAACGTTCTTCAAGAATGTCTCCAATCACAAGCAACCGTCCGCAACTCTACAAAAGAACAGATTGAGGAACTACTGAATTCGCGGCAAAGATTGAGATGGGAGAAGAACATGCCAAAGGAGGATCTCCATATCAAACAAGCAGCGGCTCTTGTCGTCAAGCTAGAAGGAAATTCTCTATTCTCTTCAGGAAATATAGCAGGTGCCGCGTCAAAGTACTCTGAAGCATTGGCATTGTGTCCCATGAGATCTAAAAAAGAGCGGGTCGTGCTATACAGCAATCGAGCTCAGTGCCATCTCCTCTTGCAACAGCCCTTGGCGGCCATAAGCGATGCTACACGTGCATTATCCCTTCATAACCCAGTCAACCGCCATGCCAAGAGCTTATGGAGAAGGGCCCAGGCATATGATATGCTTGGTTTAGCTAAAGAGAGCCTGTTAGATGCCATTCTATTTATAAATGAATGTTCCCAATCAAACGATCCTGACCTTTCGTTGAGACAGAATAGAGTTCCGGACTATGCTGAACGGTTAGTGAAGAAGCAGATGCGTGCTGCTTGGCTTTTTAGAGAGGCAGCTGTGAAACATGGGGGAGTCCGTTGTGAGGGTGATGCTGGGGACATGTATGGCCAAGAGGCTGATGATTCTGAGTGGGAGACTGCAAGTGAAAGCGACATTGGAAATGATGGGAGGGGAGACATGGGTGATGATGACAGTGAGTGGAGAGATGATGAAGAAAGGAAAGATAAATATGAGAAACCTTCAATGAAAGGTATGTCTTTCAACATTttagtttgaattttagaaagatTGTTTGAGGTTATATCAAAACTGCATTGAATATGTTCTTATTATGTAAATGGACATGCCATCGACATTTTCCCTCTGTGATGGTAGGAATCTACCATTTGAATACTTTTTTTTAGGGTCATCTACCATTGAATACGCGAGAGTATATATATTTCTCACTTTTGTATGTCACTTTACGTTTTATCAATCCGAACTTTGCTGCACCCTCATGCATGTATAAGGCATCTTGTGTATGCCACCATGCGTACCAGCCTGTAACATTGCTgctagatccaatccatccatcagagagGTCCCACTATATAGTTGCCCTGGCTcaagaatcaggtcagtccactaATTAGTGAGCCACAGTTTACAGAACCAGTGTTTATAAACTCACTGATCCGATTTAGGGATCAGCTGATCTACCTGGGATTGCCAGATTCCTGGTTGGGCCTCCATGACATTTGCATCTGGTTGGATTGCTTTGACTCAAAAACTCAGCCGAGTGACTCAAATTTATATTGAGGATCGGATGATCCACTCGCAtttacccatctctctctccctatttatctctctctctctctctgaggatCTTTCTGTGGATGTCCCTCTCCCCCATAGATCTCCTTTGATTTCCCGGAATCTTCTACAATATGTCAATACCTATGGTAGGAAGAGCGTGCAAGACCTAAGTTTTATGGGCCCGTTGTAATGTGTTTATgaaatcaatctctctctctctctctctctctctctctctctctctctctctctctctctctctctctctcgcacacaccaatgttgtcaaatcgcatatgcaatcTCATGCAATCAACATATGTTGttcgcattttatttttttttttgaaaggaaaaatggaaaaaggaaaaaaaaaatctaaaaatttctaaaatttaggGAAAACTTGCCTAAGTGATTGGATaacttattttacttatttcattgttgtttgagtgtttcattaagttatatatttaattacttatattatatttacataaattttaacaaaacaatcaataaaCTACATtaagagaattaattattaaaagcTTTGAACTTCTAAAAAAatttgataaatggataacttgataacttgaaacaacttataATTTAATGTAGTCTTCTAGAGAGATTAGAGTGAGAGAGAAATAGGAGTAAAAGAGAGTGTGTGAGAGATTGTAAGCTTTAGAGTGGAGAATAGTGAAAATGAGGGGGATTTGAATGCATGTTTATAAGCAAAAGTGGCTGAAattgcaaaataaaaataaaaatgaaaaagtcTCAATGGTCATATTTCTGAACATTTGGCCATTATACGATCGCATATgtagtatgcgatcgcataatcacatatgtgatcgcatattagTCACATATAAAAGTATGTTGTGGCATAGTTGCCAACCTCTTCCATAATATGCGATAGCATTTGATAACATGCATATGCGACCTCTTCCATAATATGTGATCGCATTTGATAACattgatacacacacacatgcatgcatgcacaccgacccgcgcacacgcacacatgtgtgcgcacacacgtgcacacacaacTCACTACAAGTCTCTGATCTACTCGACTCACcaaaagatttatttttttatttttttatttttttttgaaagatgacttgAATTAAAGAGCGAAATAAAACAAAGGAGAACGGAATCTGCTGAGGAGGCAGAAACCATTAATCctcaaggaaaagaaaatctacatTGATCCCATCCATATGGGAAACCCATTCAGCAATCATGCACTTAACCAGGGAAGATAGAAAGTGGGGAGGCTTTGATTTGTTTTGAAAACACCTATTGCTCCTCTCagtccaaacagcccaccaagtAGCCATTATTGCCATTCGTCAGACCCGGGTATTTTGTTTTCCTATTCCTATGTCGTGCCATGCCTTAAGGAGCGTGTCCACGTCTTTAGGAAAGCACCAATAGACCTTGGAGCAGAGGAGGATGTCTGCCCAGATAGAATAAGTATACGGACATGGATTGGAAGATGATTCACCGTTTCTTCTGCAGCAAGGCAACAAATGCAGACATTAGGAAGGATCAGTCCTCTTTTCCGGAGATTATCCACTGTGAGGATCCTATTGTTTCCGGCCAGCCACCTAAACACATGCACCTTTGGAGGGACGTCGTACTTCTAAAAAGAATGAGGGCGCTGAGGGTAGGAGACTCTGCTAGTGGAGGAGAGGAGCTTGAAGAGAGACTTCACGGAGAAGAGAGACGATTTGCTGCTTTCCAAACGATGCTATCCTCCCGAGTCTGGagaggatgaatatgatgaatgcATTCCATGAGATCCAAAAGTTCGTTAATTTCCCAATCCTCTAGATTTCCTCTACTTTGAATATTCCAAACCATTTTGTCAGCTTCCATAGAGTAGTTGTCAGAGATGAAGCTATTTTTCTTCACTGCTAGCCAGAAGACAGGGGGGAATCTGTCTTCCAACGTGGATTCTCCTACCCAAACGTTTGTCCAGACATGAACAGAATCTCCCCTTCCCACTTCAAAACCAGTACCCTGCACAACCACTTCTTTCATACGGCAGATACCTTTCCAGATTGAAGAGGCCCTATGTAAAAAAGAGTCACTCATCCACCATCCTCCAACGGATCTCCCGTATTTACCTTTGATAATTTTATTCCACAGGCATTCCTTTTCGTTGCCAAGCCTCCAAATCCACTTACCTAAAAAGCCTGATTCATCAGCTTTAAATCTTTTATACCAGCTCCGCCATCCTCTATCTGCGCGCATACCTGCTTCCACTTCATAAGAGAATTTCTTCTTGTCTTCCTTTCCCTGCCATAGGAACTTGCATCTAAgggcatcaatggatttgagaacTGCAGCTGGGCATTGAAAAACCAACATGAAATAGGTCGGCAGATTGGAGAGCGCTGCTTTGATCAGCGTGAGACAGCCCCCACTGGATAGATAGCGAGTTTTCCAACCGGACAGATGGTGATGGAATTTCTGAATGACTCTGTCCCATTGGTGATTCTTTGGTTTACCTACACACAAAGGGAGGCCAACAAAGGACGTCGGGAACAACTCGGAGGAACACCCCAGTAACTCTGCTAGGCTGTTGACCTCATGGGGGTCCAGGTTGATCCCGAAAATTTTGGAAGTcaaattttgagtttttaaagAGTATGCAGAACAAATGTTCTGATCAAGAAGAAAACTTGGCCAAAGTTTTCTGAgcatccacctgatgaatggaccagcctgGTTTTCGGGCAAGAACATCTTCAAGGTAGGACTCACCTTGTGGCCAGCTTGGATATTTTACCTGCCATGTTGGCAGTTGGCACGTGGTGGCAGAGATGGGATCCCTTTTACATACGTGTGGGCTCAGCAAATCTCTTGTCTATCCCTTGTGGTTGTTG contains:
- the LOC131233212 gene encoding uncharacterized protein LOC131233212 codes for the protein MDKIPPDCPYPGCFFCVMKEGNPSKRRASILKFFRELPSQDDDGQVLPISGLWNTAMAHPNDPEFVDLGIFECMSALIWKGLKNRRWLAHDQNIYIPYYAAHIIGSYTMNMEEFAESAVHAGVIPPLVELLRGRLTWVEQRVAVRALGHLATYASTFPTVASHGEVLELSIQLALSSLEIVYSHFYQFVDRRLSYHCDLLTRGMGGVEMESRKAEEWASQLQCWSLQLINCFAFKPEFLSVICKPDFLVKLPGMWGGLVNENSPAGIGLLRTICQHKLGRGPLAGCPGIIEGICNIARSSDDWQYMAIDCLLWLLQDPSTCHKVIDKAVPALIDLAEISTLGDHKKLGDTIVNVLQECLQSQATVRNSTKEQIEELLNSRQRLRWEKNMPKEDLHIKQAAALVVKLEGNSLFSSGNIAGAASKYSEALALCPMRSKKERVVLYSNRAQCHLLLQQPLAAISDATRALSLHNPVNRHAKSLWRRAQAYDMLGLAKESLLDAILFINECSQSNDPDLSLRQNRVPDYAERLVKKQMRAAWLFREAAVKHGGVRCEGDAGDMYGQEADDSEWETASESDIGNDGRGDMGDDDSEWRDDEERKDKYEKPSMKDIKHGYNVQLAEDET